The DNA region CGACGGCCATCCCGTCGGGGCCGGAATCGACAGTGATCCGGCAGTCCGTCGGCGCGGGCGGCACGACCAGGCGCTGCTCGACGCCGTCGGCACGCAGTGTCGCCACCCCCGCGGAACCGGTGACCGTCATCCCGTCGCCGTCGGCTCCGGTCGCCAGCACGGTGACCGGCGCGGACTGTGCTGTCGCGGCCCGCAGCGCCGAACACGGAATCGACACCGTGAGAGCGCTCGGCCGGTACGGGTGAACCAGGGCCGTGCCCGAGACCGCAGGCTGGCCGGGCGCGGGCCAGGTGAGGGTGGTGGTCTCCGCGACGACCGGGGCGAACGGCAGGACGAGGGCCGTCACGATTCCGGTCAGACCGACGAGTAGCGCGAGCCACGTCTGCTGTGTTGAGTTGAGTGCCCGCATAGATTTCCCCCGACAGCCTGCCCACTGTTCGGCCCTCGGGACCGTATCCGAGGCTGACGTCACCACAACGTCATGCTTGAGGCGGGTGCCTGATGATGAACAATGGAGCGCCGGCACACGTGAGGAGCAGTTCATTGTTGGGAGTCATCGGCGGCAGCGGCTTTTACTCGTTCTTCGGTCCTGAAGCGCGGGCGATCAGCCTGGACACGCCGTACGGCCCGCCGAGCGCGCCGATCACCGTCGGAACCGTCGGCGATCACGAGGTGGCGTTCCTGCCCAGGCACGGCGCCGGCCACGAGTTCTCACCGCACACGGTGCCCTACCGCGCGAACATGTGGGCGATGCGTGCGCTCGGGGTGCGGCGCATCTTCGGTCCGTGTGCGGTCGGCAGCCTGGATGCGCAGTTGGGTCCGGGCGCGATGGTGGTGCCCGACCAGCTGGTCGACCGCACGTCGGGACGGCGCGACACGTACTTCGACTCCGGCGGCATCCATGTCAGTTTCGCCGATCCGTACTGCCCGTCGCTGCGGGCGGCGGCGACCGGCTTGCCCGGCGTCGTCGACGGCGGGGCGATGGTGGTGATCCAGGGACCGCGGTTCTCGACCCGCGCGGAGAGCCGATGGTTCGCGAGCCAGGGCTTCCGGCTGGTCAACATGACGGGCTATCCCGAGACGGTGCTGGCCCGCGAACTCGAGATGTGTTACGCCGCACTCGCATTGGTGACCGATCTCGATGCGGGCATCGAGCACGGAGCGGGCGTGCGAGCCGTGGACGTCTTCGCCGAGTTCGAACGCAACATGGTGCCGTTCAAGCAGTTGGTCCATGAGGCGATCGCCCAGGTCGACCTGGAGCGCACTTGCACCCACTGCCTGCCGCACGAGGGCGTCACCCTGCCGATCGAACTGCCGTGAGAGTCCTTCTGACGGGTGCCGCCGGCTTCATCGGCGCGCGCATCTCCGCCCGGCTGGCAGACGCCGGACACGAGGTCGTCGGCGTCGATGCCATGCTGCCCGCCGCGCACGGTGAGGGCGCCGAGTTGCCCGCC from Mycobacterium sp. DL includes:
- a CDS encoding S-methyl-5'-thioadenosine phosphorylase, which codes for MLGVIGGSGFYSFFGPEARAISLDTPYGPPSAPITVGTVGDHEVAFLPRHGAGHEFSPHTVPYRANMWAMRALGVRRIFGPCAVGSLDAQLGPGAMVVPDQLVDRTSGRRDTYFDSGGIHVSFADPYCPSLRAAATGLPGVVDGGAMVVIQGPRFSTRAESRWFASQGFRLVNMTGYPETVLARELEMCYAALALVTDLDAGIEHGAGVRAVDVFAEFERNMVPFKQLVHEAIAQVDLERTCTHCLPHEGVTLPIELP